The following coding sequences are from one Coffea arabica cultivar ET-39 chromosome 11e, Coffea Arabica ET-39 HiFi, whole genome shotgun sequence window:
- the LOC113718317 gene encoding uncharacterized protein, translating into MINVSIAKVGRAKRKAKDMMLGTDMEQYQKLWSYAATVRDTNAGSTVKMQIDKPPDGSRGTFQRLYYCLYACKKGFLDGCRPTIGLDGCFLKTTFGGQLLSALGRDGNDNMVPIAFAVVEIDRKGLVHAVNELFPNSEHRFCLRHMYQNFNQKCKGKEMKDMFWAATSAGNEREWKMAMIELKKANKEAAEWLSRIPPALWSRSHFTGYSKCDILVNNLNESFNNYILEARELPIIGMLEWIRRRLMQRIQTKRSGMQKFQGEICPNIAEKIDKNQRLSRTFDATWDGGHKAEYLKTYAYTITPVPSDIYWITAEEESINPPAVRRMPGRPKKLRQRAQDEPKKGQVSTRKGLVAPEASAAEPIAESSTQPQSTSKGVTAARSTTMTSKQARKPVHGTNMSGGNSVDATTATATTATTPTITDVLRKLRPKRSKAIQP; encoded by the exons ATGATCAATGTCTCAATTGCTAAGGTTGGTAGAGCTAAACGTAAGGCAAAGGATATGATGCTAGGCACGGACATGGAGCAGTATCAAAAACTCTGGAGTTATGCAGCCACAGTCCGAGACACAAATGCTGGAAGTACTGTAAAAATGCAGATTGACAAGCCTCCTGATGGTTCAAGGGGTACATTTCAAAGGTTATATTATTGTTTATATGCCTGCAAGAAGGGTTTTCTTGATGGTTGTAGACCAACAATTGGTCTAGATGGCTGTTTCCTTAAGACAACATTTGGTGGTCAATTATTATCAGCACTTGGCAGAGATGGCAACGACAACATGGTGCCAATAGCATTTGCAGTGGTAGAG ATAGACAGAAAAGGGCTTGTGCATGCTGTGaatgaactgtttccaaattcagAGCATAGATTTTGCTTGAGGCATATGTACCAGAATTTTAACCAAAAGtgcaaaggaaaggaaatgaaagacaTGTTTTGGGCTGCTACAAGTGCTGGCAATGAAAGGGAATGGAAAATGGCAATGATTGAACTAAAAAAGGCAAACAAAGAAGCTGCTGAATGGTTGAGCAGAATTCCACCAGCTCTTTGGAGTAGATCACATTTTACAGGTTATAGTAAATGTGACATTCTGGTAAACAACCTGAATGAGTCATTCAACAACTATATATTAGAAGCAAGAGAGTTACCTATCATTGGGATGCTTGAATGGATAAGGAGGAGATTGATGCAGAGAATTCAAACAAAGAGATCTGGAATGCAAAAGTTTCAAGGAGAGATTTGTCCTAATATAGCAGAAAAGATCGATAAGAATCAGAGGTTGAGTAGGACATTTGATGCGACCTGGGACGGTGGTCACAA AGCAGAATATCTGAAAACATATGCATATACTATCACACCTGTTCCAAGTGATATTTACTGGATAACAGCTGAAGAAGAGTCCATAAACCCCCCTGCGGTTAGGAGAATGCCTGGTAGACCAAAGAAACTACGCCAAAGAGCACAAGATGAACCTAAGAAGGGTCAAGTATCAACTAGAAAGGGGCTTGTG GCACCTGAAGCAAGCGCAGCTGAACCAATTGCTGAGTCGTCCACTCAACCACAATCAACTAGTAAAGGAGTGACTGCTGCACGAAGTACCACAATGACTAGCAAACAGGCTAGGAAG CCTGTGCATGGTACGAATATGAGTGGGGGTAACAGTGTTGATGCCACCACTGCAACAGCAACCACAGCCACAACTCCAACTATTACTGATGTCTTGCGCAAGTTAAGGCCAAAGAGATCAAAAGCTATCCAGCCTTAA